Proteins from a genomic interval of Xanthomonas sp. AM6:
- a CDS encoding haloacid dehalogenase-like hydrolase, whose amino-acid sequence MSGPYPAPRADAPLVVFDFDHTLYDGDSGSHLFAWLIRRNPLRLAAALLATPLLGPLVAMLPTRRTGISGYVWIASFGLHRAREFNRVIDQYVLRHEAQIRQRLLPQALEVFARHRAAGDRVVVATGAPPELARAILGFVAHQDVPVVGSLIGPRLGAVTATRHCHNQEKMRMLRELGYADIAIAYSDSTADLPLLQAAAAPVVVNPKTSAVARFQRELPSGTPILNWGCRDRGGDAAAGPGAPR is encoded by the coding sequence ATGAGCGGCCCGTATCCCGCCCCGCGCGCCGACGCGCCGCTGGTGGTGTTCGATTTCGACCACACGCTGTACGACGGCGATTCGGGCAGCCATCTGTTCGCCTGGCTGATCCGGCGCAACCCGCTGCGCCTGGCCGCCGCGCTGCTGGCCACGCCGCTGCTGGGGCCGCTGGTGGCGATGCTGCCGACCCGGCGCACCGGCATCTCCGGCTACGTGTGGATCGCCAGCTTCGGCCTGCACCGCGCGCGCGAGTTCAACCGGGTGATCGACCAGTACGTGCTGCGCCACGAGGCGCAGATCCGCCAACGGCTGCTGCCGCAGGCGCTGGAGGTGTTCGCCCGGCACCGCGCCGCCGGCGACCGGGTGGTGGTCGCCACCGGCGCGCCGCCGGAACTGGCGCGCGCCATCCTCGGCTTCGTCGCGCACCAGGACGTACCCGTGGTCGGCAGCCTGATCGGCCCGCGGCTGGGCGCGGTCACCGCCACCCGCCACTGCCACAACCAGGAAAAGATGCGCATGCTGCGCGAGCTGGGCTACGCCGACATCGCCATCGCCTATTCCGACAGCACCGCCGACCTGCCGCTGCTGCAGGCCGCCGCCGCGCCGGTGGTGGTCAATCCCAAGACCTCGGCGGTGGCGCGTTTCCAGCGCGAGCTGCCGTCCGGCACGCCGATCCTGAACTGGGGCTGCCGCGATCGCGGCGGCGACGCCGCGGCTGGACCCGGCGCGCCGCGCTAG
- the trpC gene encoding indole-3-glycerol phosphate synthase TrpC gives MSDILRTILARKAEEIAARSARVPLAELVARAHAAPPVRGFARALQSAIADGAPAVIAEVKKASPSKGVIRPDFHPADIAVSYEFGGAACLSVLTDEDFFQGHDTYLQQAREACTLPVLRKDFTVDPYQVYEARALGADCILLIVAALDDMQLAELSALALELGMDVLVEVHDIDELERALQVPVPLIGINNRNLRTFEVSLQTTLAMREAVPRDRLLVTESGILGPADVATMRAAGVHAFLVGETFMRAEEPGEALRQLFFEP, from the coding sequence ATGAGCGACATCCTCCGCACCATTCTCGCCCGCAAGGCCGAAGAGATCGCCGCGCGCAGCGCGCGCGTGCCGCTGGCCGAGCTGGTCGCCCGCGCCCACGCCGCGCCGCCGGTGCGCGGATTCGCCCGCGCGCTGCAGTCCGCGATCGCCGACGGCGCGCCGGCGGTGATCGCCGAGGTCAAGAAGGCCAGCCCGTCCAAGGGCGTGATCCGCCCCGACTTCCACCCGGCCGACATCGCGGTCAGCTACGAATTCGGCGGCGCCGCCTGCCTGTCGGTGCTGACCGACGAGGACTTCTTCCAGGGCCACGACACCTACCTGCAGCAGGCGCGCGAGGCGTGCACGCTGCCGGTGCTGCGCAAGGACTTCACGGTCGATCCGTACCAGGTGTACGAGGCGCGCGCGCTCGGCGCCGACTGCATCCTGCTGATCGTCGCCGCGCTGGACGACATGCAGCTGGCCGAGCTGTCGGCGCTGGCGCTGGAGCTGGGCATGGACGTGCTGGTCGAGGTCCACGACATCGACGAGCTGGAGCGCGCGCTCCAGGTGCCGGTGCCGCTGATCGGGATCAACAACCGCAACCTGCGCACCTTCGAGGTATCGCTGCAGACCACGCTGGCGATGCGCGAGGCGGTGCCGCGCGACCGCCTGCTGGTCACCGAGAGCGGCATCCTCGGCCCGGCCGACGTGGCGACGATGCGCGCGGCGGGCGTGCACGCGTTCCTGGTCGGGGAGACCTTCATGCGCGCCGAGGAGCCCGGCGAGGCGCTGCGCCAGTTGTTCTTCGAACCATGA
- the trpD gene encoding anthranilate phosphoribosyltransferase has translation MTLTPQQALQRTIEHREIFHDEMVGLMRQIMRGEVSPMMTAAILTGLRVKKETIGEIAGAAAVMREFSRTVEVADRTHMVDIVGTGGDGSHTFNISTCAMFVAAAAGAKVAKHGNRSVSSKSGSADALEALGAAIELQPEQVAQALAATGIGFMYAPVHHPAMKVVAPVRREMGVRTIFNILGPLTNPAGSPNILMGVFHPDLVGIQARVLHELGAERALVVWGRDGMDELSLGAGTMVGELRDGQVREYEVHPEDFGIAMSASRNLKVADAAESMAMLRGVLDNVPGPALDIVAFNAGAALYVAGVAADIGAGIALARTAIADGRARAKLEAYVACTRRLAGVRD, from the coding sequence ATGACGTTGACCCCCCAGCAAGCCCTGCAGCGCACCATCGAGCACCGCGAGATCTTCCACGACGAGATGGTCGGGCTGATGCGGCAGATCATGCGCGGCGAAGTCTCGCCGATGATGACCGCGGCGATCCTCACCGGGCTGCGGGTGAAGAAGGAGACCATCGGCGAGATCGCCGGCGCCGCCGCGGTGATGCGCGAGTTCTCGCGCACCGTCGAGGTCGCCGACCGCACCCACATGGTCGACATCGTCGGCACCGGCGGCGACGGCTCGCACACCTTCAACATCTCCACCTGCGCGATGTTCGTGGCCGCCGCCGCCGGCGCCAAGGTGGCCAAGCACGGCAACCGCAGCGTCTCCTCCAAGTCCGGCAGCGCCGATGCGCTGGAGGCGCTGGGCGCGGCGATCGAACTGCAGCCCGAGCAGGTGGCGCAGGCGCTGGCCGCCACCGGCATCGGCTTCATGTACGCGCCGGTGCACCATCCGGCGATGAAGGTGGTGGCGCCGGTGCGGCGCGAGATGGGCGTGCGCACGATCTTCAACATCCTCGGCCCGCTGACCAACCCGGCCGGCTCGCCCAACATCCTGATGGGCGTGTTCCATCCGGACCTGGTCGGCATCCAGGCGCGCGTGCTGCACGAGCTGGGCGCCGAGCGCGCGCTGGTGGTGTGGGGCCGCGACGGCATGGACGAGCTCTCGCTCGGCGCCGGCACCATGGTCGGCGAGCTGCGCGACGGCCAGGTGCGCGAGTACGAGGTGCATCCGGAGGATTTCGGCATCGCCATGTCGGCCAGCCGCAACCTCAAGGTGGCCGACGCCGCCGAGTCGATGGCGATGCTGCGTGGCGTGCTCGACAACGTGCCCGGCCCGGCGCTGGACATCGTCGCCTTCAATGCCGGCGCGGCGCTGTACGTGGCCGGCGTGGCGGCCGACATCGGCGCCGGCATCGCGCTGGCGCGCACGGCGATCGCCGACGGCCGCGCGCGCGCCAAGCTGGAGGCGTATGTGGCGTGCACGCGGCGGCTGGCGGGCGTTCGCGACTGA
- a CDS encoding aminodeoxychorismate/anthranilate synthase component II, translated as MLLMLDNYDSFTYNLVQYLQALGAEVKVVRNDALSVDEIERLAPERIVISPGPCTPNEAGVSLQLIERLGAHTPILGVCLGHQSIGQAYGGQVVRAGTIMHGKTSRIRHAGRGVFAGLPDRYEATRYHSLVVEKTTLPECLEVTAWTEHEDGTVEEIMGLRHRQFPVEGVQFHPESILTEHGHALLSNFLERPR; from the coding sequence ATGCTGCTGATGCTCGACAACTACGACAGCTTCACCTACAACCTCGTGCAGTACCTGCAGGCGCTCGGCGCCGAGGTCAAGGTGGTGCGCAACGACGCGCTCAGCGTGGACGAGATCGAGCGCCTGGCGCCGGAACGCATCGTGATCTCGCCCGGCCCGTGCACGCCGAACGAGGCCGGGGTGTCGCTGCAGCTGATCGAGCGGCTCGGCGCGCACACGCCGATCCTGGGCGTGTGCCTGGGTCACCAGAGCATCGGCCAGGCCTACGGCGGGCAGGTGGTGCGTGCCGGCACCATCATGCACGGCAAGACCTCGCGCATCCGCCATGCAGGCCGCGGCGTGTTCGCCGGCCTGCCGGACCGCTACGAGGCCACCCGCTACCACTCGCTGGTGGTGGAGAAGACCACGCTGCCGGAATGCCTGGAAGTCACCGCCTGGACCGAGCACGAGGACGGCACGGTCGAGGAGATCATGGGCCTGCGCCATCGCCAGTTCCCGGTCGAGGGCGTGCAGTTCCATCCCGAATCCATCCTCACCGAACACGGCCACGCGTTGCTGAGCAATTTCCTGGAGCGCCCGCGATGA